Proteins from a genomic interval of Desulfitibacter alkalitolerans DSM 16504:
- a CDS encoding BCCT family transporter — protein sequence MKKFQMDHQMFWPILIFLLAVAIPISINPEKGGQILNAVLGFTTSKLGWLFLAYTIGIFFFLLWLAFGRYGNVKLGEPDDEPEFNYFTWVSMLFCSGIGASLIYWSIIEPIYYYQGPPFGIEPGSTVAVEWGAMYGMFHWGFSAWAIYAIPTLPIAYAMYVRKLPNLRMSTACSGLIGEHSNGIAGKVIDTMAMFGIVGGVATVLGLGVPMIATIMGELFNIQSSFLLQIIVIIIWTGIIAVSMWLGLQKGIAKLANFTVIICLVFVGYVLLVGPTIFILDLFSNSLGLLLNNFFMMSLWTDPILKGGFPEGWTVFYWAWWLALAPLMGMFVAKISKGRTIKELVVAELVWGTLGCWIYFAVFGGYSLHLQINNIIPLASLLSQSGAPVAILAVFKSLPLAGLVLPVVLVIWFVFSGTTFNSAAYTLASGTTKNLEGDEEPVAWFRLLWAFIIGVVAMALLAVGSLSAVQVSSVVLTVPLIPIFIIMIISFMKWLKEDHGPALAPVKRGFKYSKTQGVQEQQVNMDGNKIDI from the coding sequence ATGAAAAAATTTCAGATGGATCACCAAATGTTTTGGCCTATCTTAATATTTTTACTGGCGGTGGCTATACCCATAAGTATTAATCCAGAAAAAGGTGGTCAGATATTAAATGCTGTCCTGGGTTTTACCACTAGTAAATTAGGTTGGTTGTTTTTAGCCTACACTATAGGGATATTTTTCTTCCTGTTATGGTTGGCCTTTGGGCGGTATGGCAACGTTAAGCTGGGTGAACCCGATGATGAACCCGAATTTAATTATTTTACTTGGGTATCAATGCTCTTTTGTAGTGGAATTGGTGCATCATTAATATACTGGTCAATAATAGAGCCAATTTACTATTACCAAGGGCCGCCTTTTGGAATAGAACCGGGTTCTACTGTTGCAGTAGAATGGGGAGCAATGTATGGTATGTTTCACTGGGGATTTTCAGCATGGGCCATCTATGCCATTCCCACGCTGCCTATAGCTTATGCCATGTATGTAAGGAAGCTGCCAAATCTAAGAATGAGTACAGCTTGTAGTGGTTTAATTGGTGAACACTCTAATGGTATTGCAGGTAAAGTTATAGATACAATGGCCATGTTTGGTATAGTTGGTGGTGTTGCTACAGTTCTTGGACTTGGAGTTCCAATGATTGCAACTATAATGGGAGAACTGTTTAATATACAGTCATCCTTCTTGCTGCAGATAATAGTCATTATTATCTGGACTGGTATAATTGCGGTTAGTATGTGGCTTGGTCTCCAAAAGGGTATAGCTAAGCTTGCTAACTTTACAGTGATAATTTGTTTAGTATTTGTGGGTTATGTTTTGCTTGTGGGGCCAACTATTTTTATTTTAGATCTTTTTTCCAATAGTTTGGGTTTATTACTTAATAACTTTTTTATGATGAGTTTATGGACTGATCCCATATTAAAAGGCGGATTTCCGGAAGGCTGGACTGTGTTTTACTGGGCATGGTGGCTTGCTCTTGCTCCTTTAATGGGTATGTTCGTAGCAAAAATATCAAAAGGACGTACCATAAAAGAATTAGTTGTTGCAGAACTAGTCTGGGGTACCTTGGGATGTTGGATATACTTCGCCGTTTTTGGTGGATACAGCTTGCACTTACAAATCAATAACATTATACCTTTAGCTTCTTTATTATCGCAAAGCGGTGCTCCTGTAGCTATTCTAGCAGTTTTTAAGTCATTGCCCTTAGCGGGGCTTGTCTTGCCGGTGGTTCTAGTCATATGGTTTGTTTTTTCAGGCACAACATTCAATTCGGCAGCATATACCCTGGCAAGTGGAACCACTAAAAACCTAGAAGGGGATGAGGAACCAGTTGCCTGGTTCAGGTTACTATGGGCATTTATTATTGGCGTGGTTGCAATGGCATTATTAGCAGTTGGTAGTCTAAGTGCAGTTCAAGTTTCCTCTGTTGTATTGACTGTGCCACTTATACCCATATTTATTATAATGATTATTTCTTTTATGAAGTGGTTGAAAGAAGACCATGGACCAGCCCTGGCACCAGTAAAGCGAGGATTTAAATATAGTAAAACACAGGGTGTACAAGAACAGCAAGTAAATATGGATGGTAACAAAATTGATATCTAA